A single window of Eucalyptus grandis isolate ANBG69807.140 chromosome 1, ASM1654582v1, whole genome shotgun sequence DNA harbors:
- the LOC104444658 gene encoding DNA repair protein recA homolog 2, mitochondrial isoform X2 encodes MLPFHFEELDFERDGLHDDVKMMERENALRHALSSLAGDFGRESMLSLRRFFSSRRQPVISTGSLKLDLALEIGGLPRGRIVEIYGKEASGKTTLALHIIKEAQKLGGYCAYFDAENALDPSLAESMGINTENLLLFRPNSAENLLSAVDTLTKSGSLDVIVIDSVAALVPQCEIDEPIGCRNKDIQSRIMTQALRKIHCSLFQSKTLIVFVNQVRSVPKYGQGFGGHRDEVTCGGNALKFYAAVRMRLVRMGLLKTDDKPTGLGVCVEVVKNKLAPAKKKAELGIMFGKGFCLESEVLELACDNGIILKEGSTYNIYGEVFHAKHEVEEFLAQNDGVLQKITMILRSYLLENGE; translated from the exons ATGTTACCTTTCCACT TTGaagagttggattttgaacGTGATGGACTTCATGATGATGTCAAgatgatggagagagaaaatgcCCTACGTCATGCTCTGTCAAGCCTTGCAGGTGATTTTGGTAGAGAATCCATGCTATCTTTGAGGCGATTTTTCAGTTCACGACGTCAACCAGTAATATCCACTGGTTCTTTGAAGCTCGATCTAGCCCTCGAGATTGGAGGGTTACCAAGG GGTAGAATTGTTGAAATATATGGGAAAGAGGCATCTGGCAAGACAACACTTGCCCTTCACATTATTAAAGAAGCACAGAAACTTGGTG GTTATTGTGCATACTTTGATGCAGAGAATGCACTCGACCCATCACTCGCAGAATCAATGGGCATAAACACagaaaatcttcttcttttccgtCCAAATTCTGCTGAAAATTTGCTTAGTGCAGTTGATACACTGACAAAAAGTGGGTCCTTAGATGTCATTGTCATTGATAGT GTTGCTGCTCTTGTGCCCCAATGTGAAATTGATGAACCAATAGGCTGCAGAAACAAAGACATACAATCAAGAATCATGACACAGGCTCTTAGAAAGATCCATTGTTCTCTTTTCCAGTCAAAAACTCTCATTGTTTTTGTGAATCAG GTTAGGTCAGTTCCAAAATATGGTCAGGGTTTTGGAGGACATCGAGATGAGGTTACATGTGGTGGAAATGCTTTGAAGTTCTATGCGGCTGTCCGGATGAGACTGGTCAGGATGGGATTGCTTAAAACGGATGATAAG CCAACTGGTCTTGGTGTTTGCGTGGAAGTGGTGAAAAATAAGTTGGCACCTGCTAAGAAGAAAGCCGAACTAGGAATCATGTTTGGAAAGGGTTTTTGCTTGGAATCTGAGGTCTTAGAATTGGCCTGTGATAATGGGATTATCTTGAAAGAAGGATCCACATACAACATATATGGGGAGGTTTTCCATGCTAAACATGAAGTGGAAGAATTCCTGGCTCAAAATGATGGTGTTCTTCAAAAGATAACCATGATATTGAGGAGTTATCTGCTTGAAAATGGAGAGTGA
- the LOC104444658 gene encoding DNA repair protein recA homolog 2, mitochondrial isoform X1, translating to MAFLARPLSRPLHLRASRGFLLSYSLLSSSGQSNGRNSVSRTRTRACYLSTVVEELDFERDGLHDDVKMMERENALRHALSSLAGDFGRESMLSLRRFFSSRRQPVISTGSLKLDLALEIGGLPRGRIVEIYGKEASGKTTLALHIIKEAQKLGGYCAYFDAENALDPSLAESMGINTENLLLFRPNSAENLLSAVDTLTKSGSLDVIVIDSVAALVPQCEIDEPIGCRNKDIQSRIMTQALRKIHCSLFQSKTLIVFVNQVRSVPKYGQGFGGHRDEVTCGGNALKFYAAVRMRLVRMGLLKTDDKPTGLGVCVEVVKNKLAPAKKKAELGIMFGKGFCLESEVLELACDNGIILKEGSTYNIYGEVFHAKHEVEEFLAQNDGVLQKITMILRSYLLENGE from the exons AGCAATGGAAGGAATTCGGTTTCCAGAACGAGGACGCGGGCATGTTACCTTTCCACTGTAG TTGaagagttggattttgaacGTGATGGACTTCATGATGATGTCAAgatgatggagagagaaaatgcCCTACGTCATGCTCTGTCAAGCCTTGCAGGTGATTTTGGTAGAGAATCCATGCTATCTTTGAGGCGATTTTTCAGTTCACGACGTCAACCAGTAATATCCACTGGTTCTTTGAAGCTCGATCTAGCCCTCGAGATTGGAGGGTTACCAAGG GGTAGAATTGTTGAAATATATGGGAAAGAGGCATCTGGCAAGACAACACTTGCCCTTCACATTATTAAAGAAGCACAGAAACTTGGTG GTTATTGTGCATACTTTGATGCAGAGAATGCACTCGACCCATCACTCGCAGAATCAATGGGCATAAACACagaaaatcttcttcttttccgtCCAAATTCTGCTGAAAATTTGCTTAGTGCAGTTGATACACTGACAAAAAGTGGGTCCTTAGATGTCATTGTCATTGATAGT GTTGCTGCTCTTGTGCCCCAATGTGAAATTGATGAACCAATAGGCTGCAGAAACAAAGACATACAATCAAGAATCATGACACAGGCTCTTAGAAAGATCCATTGTTCTCTTTTCCAGTCAAAAACTCTCATTGTTTTTGTGAATCAG GTTAGGTCAGTTCCAAAATATGGTCAGGGTTTTGGAGGACATCGAGATGAGGTTACATGTGGTGGAAATGCTTTGAAGTTCTATGCGGCTGTCCGGATGAGACTGGTCAGGATGGGATTGCTTAAAACGGATGATAAG CCAACTGGTCTTGGTGTTTGCGTGGAAGTGGTGAAAAATAAGTTGGCACCTGCTAAGAAGAAAGCCGAACTAGGAATCATGTTTGGAAAGGGTTTTTGCTTGGAATCTGAGGTCTTAGAATTGGCCTGTGATAATGGGATTATCTTGAAAGAAGGATCCACATACAACATATATGGGGAGGTTTTCCATGCTAAACATGAAGTGGAAGAATTCCTGGCTCAAAATGATGGTGTTCTTCAAAAGATAACCATGATATTGAGGAGTTATCTGCTTGAAAATGGAGAGTGA